In Triticum aestivum cultivar Chinese Spring chromosome 5B, IWGSC CS RefSeq v2.1, whole genome shotgun sequence, the following proteins share a genomic window:
- the LOC123116228 gene encoding WRKY transcription factor WRKY76 produces MCCFWTMGTAPVCLDLMVGRPMDHEPSPVRCTGVRTEADVASSACDRAPPMTNDEAKILEAKLAQVSEENRKLTEMIAYLYGNQVSRQSPDGEGQQRARTAASPTPPAGKKRSQESMDASHSCDVEISNRNVGTGEAEHVDVDSPLSNGTCRRIKVKKVCTRIDPSDTSLVVKDGYQWRKYGQKVTRDNPSPRAYFRCAFAPSCPVKKKVQRSAEDSSVVEATYEGEHNHPHPTRAGELPSYAARSGGSVPCSISTNSSGPTITLDLTKNGGGVQVLDAGEAQPDMKKVCRAVASPEFQRALVEQMARELTGDQKFTDALAAAILRKLPDY; encoded by the exons ATGTGTTGCTTCTGGACCATGGGCACGGCGCCGGTCTGCCTCGACCTCATGGTCGGGCGTCCCATGGACCACGAGCCCTCTCCGGTGAGGTGCACCGGCGTGAGAACCGAGGCCGACGTTGCTAGCTCGGCCTGTGACAGAGCACCTCCCATGACCAACGACGAG GCTAAGATCCTGGAGGCGAAGCTGGCGCAGGTGAGCGAGGAGAACCGGAAGCTGACTGAAATGATCGCCTACCTGTACGGCAACCAGGTCTCGCGCCAGAGCCCCGACGGCGAGGGCCAGCAGCGCGCCCGCACGGCCgcgtcgccgacgccgccggcaGGCAAGAAGAGGAGCCAGGAGAGCATGGACGCCTCGCATTCTTGCGATGTGGAAATTAGCAACAGGAACGTAGGCACGGGCGAGGCCGAGCATGTCGATGTGGACAGCCCGCTGAGCAACGGCACTTGCCGGAGAATCAAGGTCAAGAAGGTCTGCACCCGGATCGACCCATCGGACACGAGCCTC GTGGTGAAAGATGGGTATCAATGGCGGAAGTACGGGCAGAAGGTGACACGGGACAACCCGTCCCCAAGGGCCTACTTCCGATGCGCCTTCGCGCCTTCCTGCCCTGTCAAGAAGAAGGTGCAGAGGAGCGCGGAGGACAGCTCGGTGGTGGAGGCGACGTACGAGGGCGAGCACAACCACCCGCACCCCACGCGGGCCGGCGAGCTGCCGAGCTACGCGGCGCGGAGCGGCGGCTCGGTGCCGTGCTCCATCTCCACCAACTCCTCCGGCCCAACAATCACGCTGGACCTCACCAAGAACGGGGGAGGCGTGCAGGTCTTGGATGCGGGGGAGGCGCAGCCGGACATGAAGAAGGTGTGTCGGGCGGTCGCGTCCCCAGAATTCCAGAGGGCGTTGGTGGAGCAGATGGCTCgcgagctcaccggcgaccaaAAGTTTACCGACGCGCTCGCCGCGGCGATCTTGCGGAAGCTGCCGGATTATTAG